One window of the Actinomyces wuliandei genome contains the following:
- a CDS encoding (Fe-S)-binding protein, which yields MSAVQVVCTAIVVLTTVVGTTVFARACFTIAARMAVGRKVPSQRLRPVGRRVWLSLSAALNHRAFRGRPLVRAAHWLVMVSFPLLFLTLVSGYGQVLGGASFTLPVIGHAAWWGWVTEGIGWLSLAGITGLSVLRWRLTRADRAAPPYAADSQGGRHPRTPRFSGSTSSQARFVEATIIGVVACVIVLRMLEHALLALSPEASQRALASWTHFPLTAWSGPFLTPLGTSALEASVMVAATVKVALSMSWFVVVGLQPSMGVAWHRFLAFVNIYARRETDGSKSLGPAQPMEVGGQPLSADTLDQLEEEMEAAEDSGEELRLGVGRIEDFTWKGLLDFSTCTECGRCQDLCPAWNTGKPLSPKLFVMALRDHHAAAAPYLRAAASLGVAPDEVTEEALASRPASGGLVGRVAGMRDGLARQTSLGLEPGTAHTSDVLGALLAARAAPSETGVTTRPAPLAGAVIPGDVLWSCTLCGACVDQCPVDIEHVDHVIDVRRQQVLMESAFPKELGQMFRRLESRGNPWGLPARKRMEWAKGLDFEVPVVGVDVEDASEVDYLFWVGCAGAYEDRARRTTQAVAELLHTAGVSFAVLGEGETCTGDPARRAGNEILYQMLAAQNVETLREAGAQRIVVSCAHCFNTIAREYPQVGGRYEVLHYTQLLSRLVREGRLRPAPPQAGTAAGAAGAEGATGEATEQAAAPARSTGTATPLVTYHDACYLGRHNQVYSPPRELLQATGATTVEMPRSRERGFCCGGGGARAFMEETIGTRVAVERSREAVASGAQVVATACPFCTTMLSDGVASEGADVRVTDVATLTLEAVRRGQASGA from the coding sequence ATGAGCGCCGTCCAGGTCGTGTGCACCGCCATCGTCGTCCTCACCACGGTGGTCGGTACCACGGTTTTCGCACGCGCCTGCTTCACTATTGCGGCCCGGATGGCGGTGGGCCGCAAGGTCCCCTCCCAGCGCCTGCGGCCGGTGGGGCGCCGGGTGTGGCTGTCGCTGTCCGCCGCGCTCAACCACCGCGCCTTCCGGGGGCGCCCTCTTGTCAGGGCAGCCCACTGGCTGGTCATGGTCTCCTTCCCCCTGCTCTTCCTCACCCTGGTCAGCGGCTACGGGCAGGTGCTGGGCGGGGCGTCCTTCACCCTGCCGGTCATCGGCCACGCCGCCTGGTGGGGGTGGGTGACCGAGGGCATCGGCTGGCTGTCCCTGGCGGGCATCACGGGCCTGAGCGTCCTGCGGTGGCGCCTGACGCGCGCCGACCGCGCCGCCCCGCCCTACGCGGCCGACTCCCAGGGCGGCCGACACCCCCGCACCCCCCGCTTCTCCGGCTCGACCTCCTCCCAGGCACGGTTCGTGGAGGCCACGATCATCGGCGTGGTGGCCTGCGTCATCGTGCTGCGCATGCTGGAGCACGCCCTGCTGGCCCTCTCCCCCGAGGCCTCCCAGCGCGCCCTGGCCAGCTGGACACACTTCCCCCTGACCGCCTGGAGCGGGCCGTTCCTGACACCCCTGGGGACCTCGGCGCTGGAGGCGTCGGTCATGGTGGCGGCCACCGTCAAGGTGGCGCTGTCCATGAGCTGGTTCGTGGTGGTCGGCCTGCAGCCCTCCATGGGTGTGGCCTGGCACCGCTTCCTGGCCTTTGTCAACATCTACGCCCGGCGTGAGACGGACGGGTCGAAGTCCCTGGGCCCCGCCCAGCCCATGGAGGTCGGCGGCCAGCCCCTGAGCGCGGACACGCTGGACCAGCTTGAGGAGGAGATGGAGGCGGCCGAGGACTCCGGCGAGGAGCTGCGCCTGGGCGTGGGACGGATTGAGGACTTCACGTGGAAGGGGCTGCTGGACTTCTCCACCTGCACCGAGTGCGGGCGCTGCCAGGACCTGTGCCCGGCCTGGAACACCGGCAAGCCGCTGAGCCCCAAGCTCTTCGTCATGGCGCTGCGCGACCACCACGCGGCCGCTGCCCCCTACCTGCGTGCGGCCGCCTCCCTGGGGGTGGCCCCCGACGAGGTCACCGAGGAGGCTCTGGCCTCGCGCCCGGCCTCCGGCGGCCTGGTGGGGCGTGTCGCGGGGATGCGCGACGGCCTGGCCCGCCAGACCAGCCTGGGCCTGGAGCCCGGGACCGCCCACACCAGCGACGTCCTGGGCGCCCTGCTGGCGGCCAGGGCCGCACCCAGCGAGACGGGGGTGACAACCCGCCCCGCCCCGCTGGCAGGCGCGGTCATCCCCGGGGACGTGCTGTGGTCGTGCACCTTGTGCGGGGCCTGTGTGGACCAGTGCCCGGTGGACATCGAGCACGTGGACCACGTCATTGACGTGCGCCGCCAGCAGGTCCTCATGGAGTCGGCCTTCCCCAAGGAGCTGGGGCAGATGTTCCGCAGGCTGGAGTCGCGGGGCAACCCTTGGGGGCTGCCCGCGCGCAAGCGGATGGAGTGGGCCAAGGGCCTGGACTTCGAGGTACCGGTGGTAGGGGTGGACGTGGAGGACGCCTCCGAGGTGGACTACCTGTTCTGGGTGGGCTGCGCGGGCGCCTACGAGGACCGGGCCAGGCGGACCACCCAGGCCGTGGCCGAGCTGCTCCACACGGCCGGGGTCAGCTTCGCGGTCCTGGGCGAGGGGGAGACCTGCACCGGCGACCCGGCCCGGCGCGCAGGCAATGAGATCCTCTACCAGATGCTGGCCGCCCAGAACGTGGAGACCCTGCGGGAGGCGGGGGCTCAGCGGATCGTGGTCAGCTGTGCTCACTGCTTCAACACGATCGCCCGGGAGTACCCGCAGGTCGGGGGCCGCTACGAGGTCCTGCACTACACCCAGCTGCTGAGCCGCCTGGTCCGCGAGGGGCGGCTGCGTCCGGCACCGCCCCAGGCTGGTACGGCGGCAGGCGCCGCCGGAGCCGAGGGGGCCACCGGGGAGGCCACTGAGCAGGCCGCCGCCCCGGCCAGGAGCACCGGGACGGCCACGCCCCTGGTCACCTACCACGACGCCTGCTACCTGGGGCGGCACAACCAGGTCTACTCGCCTCCCCGCGAGCTCCTCCAGGCCACGGGAGCGACCACTGTGGAGATGCCCCGCAGCCGGGAGCGGGGCTTCTGCTGCGGGGGTGGCGGGGCGCGCGCCTTCATGGAGGAGACCATCGGGACACGCGTCGCTGTGGAGCGCTCCCGGGAGGCTGTCGCCTCCGGGGCCCAGGTGGTTGCTACCGCCTGCCCCTTCTGCACCACGATGCTGTCTGACGGCGTGGCCAGCGAGGGTGCTGACGTGAGGGTGACCGACGTGGCCACCCTGACGCTGGAGGCCGTGCGACGGGGCCAGGCCTCCGGGGCGTAG
- a CDS encoding proline-rich domain-containing protein has protein sequence MASRSARRKSAPRGGARRRPSSRGAAPAAQLARVTPRRLERAVASLHLPYSLTPDKEVRVMVDSGVVSLVAEASMLRVGAWWLPQAPLSLEVPLVVVANGWNLGRGVPVAGVTEVGSGGALLMTASAVVPVGVGLSDAQLLHVVEDATEDCVGFLRHLEEVFPQTRFNAMAASVGLLDQERDAVSLSPEESAHQARELVERARAAADSDLDHAGTLLVGAMEHAGRAGLTAQDIGADELLVQLLERSVRDRKPEEGRQAAVGRRLLEGLRPGGAPHGASPDDAGESGADGAGSPVEAAAGAGGGADGADGHGRAGTRPGNDDQGAGPHQAVTAARVSAVLSAAGRRVAQDVARDNAGGRDPGPQGGQVPGAARGESGPAQGGGQARCDEQDGSQEGGGPQVQGDQEQGPQGASGSGLVVEVGEHQVQVGLEGDDLVVRSRWDAPVPGPVDDALLERALMVGAGWNGAGRVLGARVLAPAGDPEDAAGARTDEVGSTGAGAGGGAAGGGLAVEGYVRWCVASGASDSQLSHMLEAALVEVDYLARFCDQHVVDTVIDTEAGQAGTEPV, from the coding sequence ATGGCATCACGATCAGCACGCCGCAAGTCCGCGCCCAGGGGCGGCGCGCGCCGCAGGCCCTCCTCCCGGGGTGCTGCGCCTGCCGCGCAGCTGGCGCGTGTCACTCCCAGGCGCCTGGAGCGCGCTGTGGCCTCCCTCCACCTCCCTTACTCCCTGACCCCTGACAAGGAGGTCCGGGTCATGGTGGACTCCGGGGTCGTCAGCCTGGTGGCGGAGGCAAGCATGCTGAGGGTGGGGGCGTGGTGGCTCCCGCAGGCTCCGCTGAGCCTGGAGGTGCCGCTGGTGGTCGTCGCCAACGGCTGGAACCTCGGCCGGGGCGTGCCGGTGGCGGGAGTGACCGAGGTGGGCAGCGGCGGGGCGCTGCTCATGACTGCCAGCGCGGTGGTGCCCGTGGGCGTCGGCCTGAGCGACGCCCAGCTCCTCCACGTGGTGGAGGACGCCACCGAGGACTGCGTGGGCTTCCTCAGGCACCTGGAGGAGGTGTTCCCGCAGACGCGCTTCAACGCGATGGCTGCCTCCGTGGGCCTTCTTGACCAGGAGCGCGACGCCGTCAGCCTCTCCCCGGAGGAGTCTGCCCACCAGGCCCGTGAGCTGGTGGAGCGGGCCAGGGCGGCGGCCGACTCTGACCTGGACCACGCGGGCACCCTGTTGGTCGGGGCCATGGAGCACGCTGGCCGTGCTGGCCTGACCGCCCAGGACATAGGGGCCGACGAGCTTCTCGTCCAGCTGCTGGAGCGCTCGGTGAGGGACCGCAAGCCGGAGGAGGGGCGGCAGGCCGCCGTCGGCCGGAGGCTGCTGGAGGGGCTGCGTCCCGGTGGCGCCCCCCACGGTGCGTCACCTGACGACGCCGGGGAGAGCGGTGCCGATGGTGCTGGCAGCCCCGTCGAGGCTGCCGCGGGCGCCGGTGGTGGTGCGGACGGTGCCGACGGGCACGGGCGCGCTGGTACACGCCCGGGGAACGATGACCAGGGCGCAGGTCCCCACCAGGCCGTGACCGCTGCCCGCGTCAGCGCCGTCCTGTCCGCAGCGGGCCGCAGGGTCGCCCAGGACGTCGCCCGCGACAACGCTGGTGGCCGGGACCCCGGTCCGCAGGGCGGCCAGGTTCCGGGAGCCGCTCGTGGTGAGAGCGGGCCCGCGCAGGGAGGCGGGCAGGCCCGCTGCGACGAGCAGGACGGGAGCCAGGAGGGTGGTGGCCCGCAGGTCCAGGGGGACCAGGAGCAGGGTCCCCAGGGCGCTTCGGGGAGCGGCCTGGTGGTGGAGGTCGGTGAGCACCAGGTCCAGGTCGGCCTGGAAGGGGACGACCTGGTGGTGCGCAGCCGCTGGGACGCCCCCGTGCCAGGGCCGGTGGACGACGCTCTTCTGGAGCGGGCGCTCATGGTCGGTGCCGGGTGGAACGGGGCCGGACGGGTCCTGGGCGCCCGGGTCCTCGCGCCCGCAGGCGACCCGGAGGACGCTGCGGGGGCCAGGACTGACGAGGTCGGCAGCACTGGCGCCGGTGCGGGGGGAGGCGCCGCTGGGGGCGGGCTGGCCGTGGAGGGGTACGTGCGCTGGTGCGTCGCCTCCGGGGCCAGTGACAGCCAGCTGTCCCACATGCTGGAGGCGGCCCTGGTCGAGGTGGACTACCTGGCCAGGTTCTGCGACCAGCACGTCGTCGATACGGTCATCGATACAGAGGCGGGGCAGGCAGGGACGGAGCCGGTCTGA
- a CDS encoding DUF4235 domain-containing protein: MARKSTTTRSTDIAWRATAAVATLASGFVVDRLVSVGWRAATGKPAPQEDDRLLDYRLAEIVAFAVISGAAATLVRELSLRQAAKWYGGRTVDPLKGQRAIKA; this comes from the coding sequence ATGGCCAGGAAGAGCACGACGACCCGCTCCACCGACATCGCCTGGAGGGCGACCGCAGCGGTCGCCACCCTCGCCTCAGGCTTCGTCGTGGACAGGCTGGTCTCCGTCGGCTGGCGGGCAGCCACCGGCAAGCCTGCCCCACAGGAGGACGACCGGCTGCTGGACTACCGGCTGGCGGAGATCGTCGCCTTCGCCGTCATCTCTGGGGCGGCTGCCACCCTGGTGCGCGAGCTGAGCCTGCGCCAGGCAGCCAAGTGGTACGGCGGCAGGACGGTAGACCCCCTCAAGGGGCAGCGGGCCATCAAGGCCTGA
- the eccCa gene encoding type VII secretion protein EccCa, with protein sequence MIRIVHRPGRVVTPATPPAPVVLPAPPHLSDSGTRQPFPFQMLMPLAGAGSSMIMMTLLRSNPVFALLGAVVMMVTVLGMVAALVSRRAGQTRQRRERREHYLDSLAQADEQASALARSLRDQAYRTHPAPGALPRWATSPVRRWERRRHHSDFLALRLGTADAELALALMPDTGMPPEVDPLLVSEARALTARHALQHDLPAVLDLDCAGEVSVVGPREATTAVARLVLVQAAVHHAPEDLHMALAYPPGRAGAWDCVSRLPHLRMHGAFDGPVARRRVAPDLASLQAVLHQEVQEAASAAAQAARVRGRGRTRPPGPRLLVVCEEQEAAQPLVVPDSALGSGDVGATVLHLVTDRLDEPSDPSVRLTVQDDGSLLVEDLRPGEPTDPAGSAGPAGPADPGGAGVVPAPVVCRPDVLGPALAEGVVRALAPHCLGAAAERDDPEASTTTVSDLLEVDDPRALDTAVTWAPRSARDFLRVPIGSDDTGELVRLDLKESAQLGVGPHGLCVGATGSGKSEMLRTLVTALATTHGPEDLSMILVDYKGGAAFAPFAALPHVVGLMDNLAEDAGLVERARASIAGEVVRRQEQLRDAGSSPDITHYRRLRSQNPSMAPMPHLFVIIDEFGELLTANPDFIDLLLTIGRIGRSIGVHLLLSSQRIEGGKLRGLDTYLSYRICLRTFTESESSTVLGTPDAFNLPASPGYGYLKVDTSVYTRFRSGYVSGPADDLDDLAEPEEVEHPEPLRLPVHNGLEDQVSVSVEEPEVPQGRTVRTTVVDTVVAQLAQAAAPNQPVWLEPLPARLSLPGAYGAGLERPPGAPVRAPAALRDRPGLSVPVGLVDDPAHQRQDPWDLDLTVGGGHVAVVGAPQSGRTTFLWTLAASAALVLGPERLAFYGVDATGGGLSRLAGLPNVGGVATRGDRERMRRVLEEVVAMLDLREQVLAAHHIDSLEMLRARHAAGSVPELASADVVLLIDGLGQLRADFEELEDLVDEVLRRGGGLGVHAVVTLSRNNDLRMAQQPLVGTRLELRLNDPADSLVARRLAQTLRADTPGRVLRPDRLFAHIALPVEDAEDVGAGVGAALESLAEEMSGAWRGSRPAPVRMLPEVISPGDLPDELDEPNRLPLGLFQDTMEPVLADLGGLDPHLLVLGDARCGKSTVLRGVVETLVERHTPDQLVVAVYDARRGVADACPEAFLGGHATSTPLAQGLSTSVATELEKRSATMAEGGEVVGPHIVLVIDDYDILSSGGGVLGPVTPYLPSARDLQLSVVLARPMAGASQAMYDPFIQALRDTGATGLMMDGERSEGVVLAGTRPEHLRPGRGWWIRRGRRPRLAQVAAFTPDDP encoded by the coding sequence ATGATCAGGATCGTCCACCGGCCGGGGCGGGTGGTCACCCCCGCCACGCCGCCCGCGCCCGTCGTCCTGCCCGCTCCCCCGCACCTGAGCGACAGCGGCACCCGACAGCCCTTCCCCTTCCAGATGCTCATGCCGCTGGCCGGGGCGGGCTCCTCCATGATCATGATGACGCTCCTGCGGTCCAACCCGGTCTTCGCGCTCCTGGGCGCCGTCGTCATGATGGTCACGGTCCTCGGGATGGTGGCGGCCCTGGTCTCCCGGCGGGCCGGGCAGACCCGCCAGCGCCGCGAGCGCCGCGAGCACTACCTGGACTCCCTGGCGCAGGCCGACGAGCAGGCCAGCGCCCTGGCACGCAGCCTGAGGGACCAGGCCTACCGCACCCACCCTGCCCCCGGCGCGCTACCCCGGTGGGCGACCTCCCCGGTACGCCGCTGGGAGAGACGCCGCCACCACAGCGACTTCCTGGCGCTGCGGCTGGGCACGGCCGACGCCGAGCTGGCGCTGGCCCTCATGCCGGACACGGGCATGCCCCCGGAGGTCGACCCCCTCCTGGTCTCCGAGGCGCGTGCCCTCACCGCCCGCCACGCCCTCCAGCACGACCTGCCCGCCGTGCTCGACCTCGACTGCGCCGGGGAGGTCTCGGTGGTGGGACCGCGCGAGGCCACCACGGCTGTGGCCCGCCTTGTCCTCGTCCAGGCCGCTGTCCACCACGCCCCCGAGGACCTCCACATGGCCCTGGCCTACCCGCCGGGGCGTGCCGGGGCCTGGGACTGCGTCTCCCGCCTGCCCCACCTGCGGATGCACGGCGCCTTCGACGGGCCGGTGGCCCGCCGCCGGGTGGCCCCGGACCTGGCCTCCCTCCAGGCGGTGCTGCACCAGGAGGTCCAGGAGGCGGCCTCGGCGGCGGCCCAGGCCGCACGCGTGCGCGGACGGGGCCGTACCAGGCCGCCGGGGCCACGCCTGCTGGTGGTGTGCGAGGAGCAGGAGGCGGCGCAGCCGCTGGTCGTACCCGACTCCGCCCTGGGCTCAGGCGACGTCGGCGCCACCGTCCTCCACCTGGTGACCGACCGCCTCGACGAGCCCAGCGACCCCTCGGTGCGCCTGACCGTCCAGGACGACGGCTCCCTGCTGGTGGAGGACCTGCGCCCCGGCGAGCCCACCGACCCTGCTGGCTCTGCTGGCCCTGCTGGCCCTGCCGACCCCGGGGGAGCCGGGGTGGTCCCCGCGCCGGTGGTGTGCCGCCCCGACGTGCTGGGGCCTGCCCTGGCCGAGGGCGTCGTGCGTGCCCTGGCGCCCCACTGCCTGGGGGCCGCCGCCGAGCGCGACGACCCCGAGGCCTCCACCACTACTGTGAGCGACCTGCTGGAGGTGGACGACCCCCGGGCGCTGGACACCGCCGTGACGTGGGCTCCCCGCTCGGCACGCGACTTCCTGCGGGTGCCCATCGGCTCCGACGACACCGGTGAGCTGGTGCGCCTGGACCTCAAGGAGTCCGCCCAGCTGGGCGTGGGACCGCACGGGCTGTGCGTGGGCGCCACCGGCTCGGGCAAGTCGGAGATGCTGCGCACCCTGGTGACCGCCCTGGCCACCACCCACGGCCCCGAGGACCTGTCCATGATCCTGGTGGACTACAAGGGAGGCGCGGCCTTCGCCCCCTTCGCGGCCCTGCCCCACGTCGTCGGCCTCATGGACAACCTCGCCGAGGACGCCGGGCTGGTGGAGCGGGCGCGCGCCTCCATCGCCGGGGAGGTGGTCCGACGCCAGGAGCAGCTGCGCGACGCCGGGAGCTCTCCCGACATCACCCACTACCGGCGGCTGCGCTCCCAGAACCCCTCCATGGCCCCGATGCCCCACCTGTTCGTCATTATTGACGAGTTCGGCGAGCTGCTCACCGCCAACCCCGACTTCATCGACCTGCTCCTGACCATCGGACGCATCGGGCGCTCCATCGGTGTCCACCTGCTCCTGTCCAGCCAGCGCATTGAGGGCGGCAAGCTGCGCGGCCTGGACACCTACCTGTCCTACCGGATCTGCCTGCGGACCTTCACCGAGTCGGAGTCCTCCACCGTGCTGGGCACCCCCGACGCCTTCAACCTGCCCGCCTCCCCCGGCTACGGCTACCTCAAGGTGGACACCTCCGTCTACACCCGCTTCCGCTCCGGCTACGTCTCCGGACCCGCCGACGACCTGGACGACCTGGCCGAGCCGGAGGAGGTGGAGCACCCCGAGCCCCTGCGGCTGCCCGTCCACAACGGCCTGGAGGACCAGGTGAGCGTGTCCGTGGAGGAGCCGGAGGTCCCCCAGGGGCGCACGGTGCGCACCACCGTGGTGGACACCGTCGTCGCCCAGCTGGCGCAGGCGGCTGCACCCAACCAGCCGGTGTGGCTGGAGCCGCTCCCGGCCCGCCTGAGCCTGCCGGGAGCCTACGGGGCGGGCCTGGAGCGCCCGCCCGGCGCACCGGTGCGCGCCCCCGCCGCGCTGCGCGACAGGCCGGGCCTGAGCGTCCCGGTGGGGCTGGTGGACGACCCGGCCCACCAGCGCCAGGACCCCTGGGACCTCGACCTGACTGTGGGCGGCGGTCATGTCGCCGTGGTCGGGGCGCCTCAGAGCGGACGCACCACCTTCCTGTGGACCCTGGCCGCCTCGGCCGCCCTGGTCCTTGGCCCCGAGCGGCTGGCCTTCTACGGGGTCGACGCGACCGGGGGCGGGCTGTCCCGCCTGGCCGGCCTGCCCAACGTGGGCGGTGTGGCCACCCGGGGCGACCGGGAGCGCATGCGGCGCGTCCTGGAGGAGGTGGTGGCCATGCTCGACCTGCGCGAGCAGGTCCTGGCCGCCCACCACATCGACTCCCTGGAGATGCTGCGCGCCCGCCACGCCGCAGGCAGCGTGCCAGAGCTGGCCAGCGCCGACGTCGTCCTCCTCATCGACGGCCTGGGACAGCTGCGTGCCGACTTCGAGGAGCTGGAGGACCTGGTTGACGAGGTGCTGCGGCGCGGCGGGGGCCTGGGGGTCCACGCGGTGGTCACGCTCAGCCGCAACAACGACCTGCGCATGGCGCAGCAGCCCCTGGTGGGCACGCGCCTGGAGCTGCGGCTCAACGACCCGGCCGACTCCCTGGTGGCCCGCCGCCTGGCCCAGACCCTGCGGGCCGACACCCCCGGCAGGGTCCTGCGCCCCGACCGGCTCTTCGCCCACATCGCCCTTCCCGTCGAGGACGCCGAGGACGTGGGCGCGGGCGTGGGCGCTGCCCTGGAGAGCCTCGCGGAGGAGATGAGCGGGGCCTGGAGGGGGTCCCGGCCCGCCCCGGTACGGATGCTTCCCGAGGTCATCAGCCCCGGCGACCTGCCCGACGAGCTCGACGAGCCCAACCGGCTGCCCCTGGGGCTGTTCCAGGACACCATGGAGCCGGTCCTGGCCGACCTGGGAGGCCTGGACCCGCACCTGCTGGTCCTGGGGGACGCCCGCTGCGGGAAGTCCACCGTGCTGCGCGGGGTCGTGGAGACCCTGGTGGAGCGCCACACCCCCGACCAGCTGGTGGTGGCCGTCTACGACGCGCGCCGGGGCGTGGCCGACGCCTGCCCCGAGGCCTTCCTGGGCGGGCACGCCACCTCCACGCCCCTGGCCCAGGGGCTGTCCACGTCGGTGGCCACCGAGCTGGAGAAACGCTCCGCCACCATGGCCGAGGGCGGTGAGGTCGTGGGGCCGCACATCGTCCTGGTCATCGACGACTACGACATCCTGTCCTCGGGCGGCGGCGTCCTAGGGCCGGTCACCCCCTACCTGCCCTCGGCCCGCGACCTCCAGCTCAGCGTGGTCCTGGCCCGGCCCATGGCCGGGGCCTCCCAGGCCATGTACGACCCGTTCATCCAGGCCCTGCGTGACACCGGGGCCACCGGCCTCATGATGGACGGGGAGCGCAGCGAGGGCGTGGTCCTGGCGGGGACGCGCCCCGAGCACCTCAGGCCCGGACGGGGGTGGTGGATCCGGCGCGGACGCCGCCCCCGCCTGGCGCAGGTCGCCGCCTTCACCCCGGACGATCCATAG
- a CDS encoding EsaB/YukD family protein, translating into MIPYTRVTVVSEQSRAEAVLPSDEPVGVQLPGLLALLGLSEGSRLPPVSLVRADGRVLEVEQDLDTQDVLDGEVLRVVPDDEVPPPVEVSDVSGALAQATDEHPWRWSRSDRVRGTGALLALATAVATWGWLDTAQDLLSSRLAWVAYLPGLSLLFLAASLWLYRPQTGRADRRTGQRADRRGADQDSSTASLSASLGTLTAFLSAGLLLPVLYRATVPVAGAEPITAGGPEAALLVCVLCLGTLGAGLRRPGWVLGAAACLVLEGLWTALGEVSPSTALARGGYGLAALVLLGALPWLALMASGISRLDNDALAGTLPPRHRLARSTTAVHDLMATASIALSVSLAWAATDLAHTPDGWARALAGALTLGMLLRSRSFPLRHEVLTMWLACAGPVYTLSATLPSQALRLLVLLGGAGALAALSLYQPTPHTRIRLRRAGDVVETLATVAALPLLCGLAGLFTQLLEVFA; encoded by the coding sequence GTGATCCCCTACACCCGCGTCACCGTGGTGAGCGAGCAGTCACGGGCCGAGGCCGTTCTACCCTCCGACGAGCCCGTCGGCGTCCAGCTGCCCGGCCTCCTGGCACTCCTGGGGCTGTCAGAGGGCTCCCGGCTCCCCCCGGTCAGCCTGGTCCGCGCCGACGGGCGGGTCCTGGAGGTGGAGCAGGACCTGGACACCCAGGACGTCCTGGACGGAGAGGTGCTGCGGGTCGTCCCTGACGACGAGGTCCCGCCACCCGTCGAGGTCTCCGACGTCAGCGGCGCCCTGGCCCAGGCCACCGACGAGCACCCCTGGCGGTGGAGCCGCAGCGACCGTGTCCGAGGCACCGGGGCGCTCCTGGCCCTGGCCACAGCAGTGGCCACCTGGGGCTGGCTGGACACCGCCCAGGACCTCCTGAGCTCCCGGCTGGCCTGGGTCGCCTACCTCCCCGGCCTGTCCCTCCTGTTCCTGGCCGCCTCGCTGTGGCTCTACCGGCCCCAGACGGGGCGGGCAGACCGGCGGACAGGACAGCGGGCAGACCGGAGAGGAGCAGACCAGGACAGCAGCACCGCCTCCCTGAGCGCCTCCCTGGGGACCCTGACCGCCTTCCTGTCGGCCGGGCTCCTCCTGCCCGTGCTGTACCGGGCAACCGTGCCGGTGGCGGGGGCCGAGCCGATCACGGCGGGCGGACCCGAGGCCGCCCTGCTGGTGTGCGTCCTCTGTCTGGGGACCCTGGGGGCAGGCCTGCGCCGCCCCGGCTGGGTGCTGGGCGCTGCCGCCTGCCTGGTGCTGGAGGGCCTGTGGACCGCCCTGGGCGAGGTCTCTCCGAGCACCGCCCTGGCCCGGGGAGGCTACGGCCTGGCCGCCCTGGTCCTCCTGGGCGCCCTGCCGTGGCTGGCCCTCATGGCCTCCGGCATCTCCCGGCTGGACAACGACGCCCTGGCCGGGACACTGCCCCCACGCCACCGGCTGGCCCGCAGCACCACCGCCGTCCACGACCTCATGGCGACAGCCAGCATCGCCCTGAGTGTGTCCCTGGCCTGGGCGGCCACCGACCTGGCCCACACCCCCGACGGCTGGGCCCGCGCCCTGGCAGGCGCCCTCACCCTGGGGATGCTGCTGCGCAGCCGGTCCTTCCCCCTGCGTCACGAGGTCCTCACCATGTGGCTGGCCTGCGCCGGCCCCGTCTACACCCTCAGCGCCACGCTGCCCTCCCAGGCCCTGCGTCTCCTGGTGCTCCTGGGCGGGGCGGGCGCCCTGGCGGCCCTGAGCCTCTACCAGCCCACGCCCCACACGCGGATCAGGCTGCGCCGCGCCGGGGACGTCGTCGAGACGCTGGCCACCGTGGCCGCCCTGCCTCTCCTGTGCGGGCTGGCGGGCCTGTTCACCCAGCTGCTGGAGGTCTTCGCGTGA